Part of the Brassica oleracea var. oleracea cultivar TO1000 chromosome C8, BOL, whole genome shotgun sequence genome is shown below.
AGTAAAATCTTGGATCCGTGCAAACCGAATCCGGATCCGGATATCTTAATTTTTAGGTCCGGATATCCGGATTCGGATCCGTATTTTTAAAATACATTAAATTTTTAAATTTTATTAATATTTATATTTGATATATTAATATTTATACATGAATTAATCTTATAATATTATATTTTAGTTTTTACAATATTATAAACATATATAAATATATTTATAAATATTTAATTTATGTATTATATTAAAAAATTTAGTATTTTTTGTAAAAAAAGTTATTTTTAATTATTTTGACGGATCCGGATCTGGATATCCGCGGATAATAAATTCTATTATCCGCGGATATCCGAAACCCGGATATCCGGAAACCACGAATCCGGATCCGGATATTAAATCCACGGATCCGACGGATCCGGATCCGGATACCCTAAATTTTCCGGATATCCGGATCCGTCCCAGGGCTAGATGAAACTAAGGCAGAATCCGGTGACTTAAATTAAAGATTACTCCTAGTCTCTAACTTATTAATTGTTTATATACAGTATATATTCGTATAAGCAAGTTGTTATCATAATCATTTAATTCTAGCATAAACATTTTTTTAACTGTAATTCTAGAATAAATTGAGGATCCTAGTTCGCAAGAGACGATATATATAGTTGTAGCCAAAATACATGTATAAGTGTTGGTGTTTCGTGTTTCAAGGGATAGAAAGGATCCATTGGAATTAGTTCTATATGCGGAAATTGAATACATGTCTGGTTTAGTGCAAATGAGATGGTACCTTCCAATTTACAGGAGTGTAGTAGTGAGGAATCCCAAAACATAAGCTTGGATAATATATGTCTGATAGAAAGTTCATACACTTCGACAATACAATTCAATGGTTGTGGTTGAGTTTAGAGGAATGACATGGAAAAAATTCAACTTATGGGGACGCAAAATATAAGAAGGCGAACGACTGATTTACATTTTGAAGTGGAAGCACTGCGACGGGCAATGAAGAGAATGCTACAACATTCGTCATGTCAGAGCAGTAGGACAGATTGTAAGGATTTGATCACGATGACAAAGGAGTCTCAAGCTTGGCCAAGTCTTGCAACTGAGTTGGAGGCGATAAAGACATCGAAGATATGCTTCTCGGATTTTAAAATATCTCATACTCCAAGGGCACAAAATGGAATTTCGGACTCTTTAGGTAAGATTACGATATTATTTCATAGAGAGCTTTGTTACATTGGTTGTTCTATTTCGATCTGGTTACCTAGACCACCTCAAGTTTAAGTAATAGAATAGCCGTTCGTTGTTAAAAAAATTGGATAAGGGAATCTCTTCTTTTGTCTATTTTAGTTTGGAAAATATTTTATGTACGAATTGGACCTGCTAGTAAACAGACATGAATACTAAGTTTGCGTCAAGATATTTGATATTCAATCTATCAAGAAACTTACCTGGATATATTATAATTATTGATGAAACTAATATTTGATATTCAATCTATCATCTGATCTATTGTGTGCCCCTGCTCCCTGTGGATTCGATCACCAAGTGCTACATCCGATCTCTTATTTAAAAGAGATGGTTCTAGGGTTAATTTGAGCTTGCATCATCAAGATTCTGACTTTGCACTTTGTGGTTGTTTGAATGAGGTTCAAGACTCCCTTGACCAAGCTAAAGGAGAGCTGTTCTCTTTGGAGTTTCCTCGATTTCTACTCGAAGACTCATTACAGAGGCTTAATACCTTGAGGGAAAACGAAGTGAGGAGGGCTGAGAAGAGTGACTGCCAAGCTGCAGCTGTGAAGTACAAGGCTCATTTAGAGAAAATCAAGGGAGCCCTTGTGGATTCCAAGGCTGTCTAGGATAATGCCCTCTGGTCTCTAAGGCGACCGATTGAACCGAGCTGATCGATGAATTTGAAAAAACAGTTCTACCGGTTTATGGGAGCCGGCCGTAGAGATTTCCAATCAAAGCTTCAAGAGATGGAAATCGTTGAGCTCGATTTGGAGAGAGATATCAGGATTTACTTGTATCCGAGGGACTCATTTTCAACAGTCTCTCTTTGGTGCCAATACAAGAGGTGGAGTTCATCGGTCCTGGTGAAGTTGACACCACATCCTCTGAAGATCTTGCTACTACTGGGCTGGAAAATACCGGTGTTGTGATTGTTGAAGATCATGTTCTCGGTGAAGATCATGTTGGAGACGAAGGGCCGGTTGACGGAGCGGTCACCGAGGAACCTTTGGTTATCAATCAGTTCTATTCAAACCTTCTGCTACTATCCTTTGATAATAACTCAGTTGCTCATGTCGAAAAGCCTTTGACTGCTAATGATGAAACAAAAGAATAGATTGTATGCGGCCTTTTTAATGTTGTTTGTTATTTTTAATTTTGAATATTTGAATTGTCTGAGAACACTTTAATCTAAGAACATACATGGGAAGGCTTTTTATCTATGGGGTTCTTCATATCTTTACTTGTTTTTCTTTATCACTTCATTTATTTATTGTGTGAGGAGTATTATTTTTTATCTATTTTTCCAAGACTTTTTTTGAATTTGACTACTGAAACTATTTATAGTAGCTTAAAAACTCGAATAGGGTCAATCCGACAAATTCGTGTTTGACCCAAAAAAAAATGAATAAGTAATCTCGGTGTCGACCGCGGACGGGCTCGGGGACGTGGTCCGCGGTCAAGCACAAATCGATCCAAGCTATCTGCCCGGAATCTGCAGACAGCTCTCGTCCTTGTAAAAACTCGACCACACTGCCCACATTCCACAGACTGCCTTTGTCTGCGGTATGTGTCCGCGGTTCGTCCAATCTCTACTTTCACTTCTTTTGACTCAAGATGGCTCCAAACACTTCCAAAAAGATACTCCAACACCTAGAAAGGATATATGCATGGAAATGCAATCTAATGGTACCTAAATGCTAATCTAAATGATCAATATGGATACTAAATGGATTGTTAATTCAGTGAAACACAAGATATGAGTATGATATATGAAGAATTGCAAGTTAAAGTTTTTAACATTGAAAAATTCATCTTATTATATAAAGTTTGGTTCTTCGAAGTTGCTAATTAACATGATGGTGACACATGACAATTAAAAATTTAAGATGATGACATGTGTTAAAATATATCATAATTAATAAGATAAATATAATAAGATAATAACACAAAGGAATTATTTAATAGTAATTTTCATTTTTTTTAAATCTTAAACAAAGATAATAGCAAAATATTATTTCAAAGTTGATAATTAACATGAAGGTGACAAATGGCAATTAAAAATTTAGGATGATGACATGTGTTAAAATATATCATAATTAATAAGATAAATATAATAAGATAATAACACAAAGGAATTATTTAATAGTAATTTTCATTTTTTTTAAATCTTAAACAAAGATAATAGCAAAATATTATTTCAAAGTTGATAATTAACATGATGGTGACAAATGACAATTAAAAATTTAGGATGATGACATGTGTTAAAATATATCATAATTAATTTTTCTTTTTTAAAATTCTAAAAAAAGATAATAGTAAAAGATTATTTGATAGTTTTTATTTGACAGTAATTTTCTTTCTCTAAATTATTTTTTTCCTTTTAAAAAATTTTAAACAAAAAATATCTGTAAAACAATTTATTTAATACGAATTTTTGTTTTCTAAAATCATAAAGAAAATATAATTGTAAATAATTACTTGATAGTAATTATCCTTTTATAAAATCTTATACAAAAGAAATTTTTTAAAGGGTGTTTAATGGTAGTTTTCCATTTTTTATCTAAACAAAAAAAAAATGTAAAATAAATATTTCAAATACTTCCTTATAAATAATAAAATTTCCTATTTAAATAGTATTTTTTTCTTTTTAAGAAATCATAATCCAAAATTTATTACAATTATTCACATCTATATATAAGATTAAACTCTCCTGGATTTTGTCACAAAAAAATATTGCTTAAAATTGGAACTCTTTCATACAAGGAAAATATTAGTAGCGTTTCTTTTCTTGATATAGCTTTAAATTATGGGTTGCACAAAAAAAACTTTAAACTGTTTTACCATTATCCTTACTAGAGACTATCATAATTATCATAAAATATGATATTGTTGTGCGTAATCTATTGAAACAATTATGTATGTTGGTTCCTATAGACGATATAAAATTAGTTATACTTTCATAGGTAAGTCAATGTCAACATCAGTTTATTATGTTACGTTAGCAACTATTGATCAATGTAATATAAACGGTTTTACGGTTATACACAGTTTTACGGTTATACAAGTTAGATAATAATTTGAAAATCAACAATGATTGTTATGATTTTGATTGTCATGAGGTTTTAGTCAAAAGAATGTTATTTAATTTGTTATCAGGAATTATCAAGGAAACAATGAATTAAGAAGATTATTTAACACTAAATCAGTTACAAATATTAAAAGGTAAGAAATTTGAAAAATAATAATTAAGTTTTTTTTAATCAGAATAATGAACTTATAGGAAGGAATTTTCTCATACTTAAAAAGGTATATATTTTTCTCAAAAAAAAAGTTTGTTTTGTAATTTTTATTAGAACTTTTTTTTTATTAAGAAAAATACAATGAAGGTTGTGTGCATCATTCTCTTCATGAAAAGTTTGGAGATGAACTACATGAAAGAATTCTTATGGACATCTTAAATTTTAATGTGCAAGATTGCAGTAAGAACTATAATAAAATTATCAAAACAATCTTAAAGCAACATATGCAAAAACAATTTTAAAACTAGAGTAAGCCTCAAACCAACAGATGCAAGATGACCTTTCAAATTGAAAAGACCTCAGTTCCCTATACGAATTTGCTATGCAATGACTATCAACAAGAGTTAAGGTCCAAATTTAAAAAAAATTGGTCTATATTTGTCAAGTTCGATTTTACAATTATACACCGCACTATCAAGAGTTAGTACAATTGCAGAGCTTCAAATTTTTAACATAACGGCAATAGCGTTTTACAAAATATTATATATTAAGAAGTTTTCAATAATATATAATATATAGAAAAAAGAGGTTTAAGTCACACCATAGATGTTAAAGTAAACAAATTTAATATTTAGCTGACTATCAATAATACATATTGATTAGTGTTGTGTAACATTAATATTTTGAATTGTGTTATTTTTAATGTGTCTTAAACAATATAAATAATATAGAGCATTCAAAGTTCTATATGTTTCAATTAACTACAAATAATATTATTTTTAAAAATAATTAAAATGAAGTATTTATTCAAAAATAAAAAACTAATATACTATTTAAAACACCATGATTATTGAAATAGAAATACTAATCGAAATTGATGTAAGAAAATATATTATTTTTACTAAAATAAGTCATCAATATATATTGGAAAATCCAAGAATTAATGTGAAACAATATTTTCATTCTTTTTATGTGTGATTGACAACATCAAATAAAATCCGTGCAACGCACGGGTCCATATCTAGTTGTAAATAATACAAGAGTTTTGGGGTAGAAAAGTCTAAATCACCAATAGATAAAGAGGATAATAGGTCTAAAAGGACAAAAACAAACACAGTGCATTACAATTTCCGGTTTAATAATTTACATGAAACTGACTTTTATAAATTACACTTAATATAGATTATTCAATCAAAGATTTAATTCATAAAAATAATTCAATTAACATATATGTATGACCAAAACCTAAAATACAAATATAATCTTAAGGAAATGAATATCCAATTAAATATTAAATTAAACAGAATTTATCGTAAATATCACATAATGTAAGATTTTAGTGAGTGTTCATGTTTTAATAAGATAGAAATCATTAATAATTAGAAACAATAAATTAAATTAGTGCATGCAAACTGCAAATTTTTTGTGTTTGAAAATATTATATTTAACTTAGTAATATGGTAAATATTAAAATTATATACCACTGATCATGTAAATCAAATATTTATATGTATAAAAATAAAAATAATCACTCGCACAAGATCTAGTAACATTATTATGATTCAACTTACACTCTAGTTTGGAAAACAATGTGAAGAGTTGATAGAATGAGAAGTTAAGTTGTTTCTGAAAGAATAACATGGTTGTTTTCATTCACCCGTAAAGAATTGATAGAATGAGAAGATACTTGTTTGTGGAAGAATAAAAAATTACTAGATAGAAATCTGGAGATAATTACAAATATTTGGCTGTACTCTATTGTTATGCACACACAATCAACCTACCACCTACTACTTGTGATATATATACATGGAGAAAACTATGTGATATATCAACTTTAATATAATGCAAACACGTGTTACGCATTGAAAGGAATAATATAAATAACTACGTGCATTTATATATACATCGTTCTTTAAATAAAATAGCTTAAATTTCTTAATTCTGAAGTCATTTAAAGAAAAAGGAGAGATAGAAAAAAAATTCCAAAATGAATTCTCATAACGATATGCTGACATGCATATGTAAAAGTAAAATATGTAAGACACATATTACTCTGTTACTTTCATATCTCTAACTGTAGTGCATTAAAATATTCCAAAAGATACGTAGACGTATTATTGAGTGAACAAAATAATGAGTGTATCTTTAATCCAACTTTTGCTCGACTATAAAAAGGAGTCATTCTCCATTAGGTTTTGCCTGCCTCAAGCAAATTTTGAGCTGATCTCATCACTCACTAAACATTATATCTCTCCTCTATATAAAGGGAGTAAGGCAGAGCTCCTCTATACATGTTATATAACTAGAGATAAAGTATCGATTTATTGAGTGTTAAAACTAATCAACAAACAAAGATGAAAGGTGGAAGTGGAAGCATGGAGAAATTGAAGCCGATATTAGCGATAATATCATTGCAATTTGGGTATGCAGGCATGTACATCATCACCATGGTCTCTTTCAAGCATGGCATGGACCATTGGGTCCTTGCAACATACCGTCATATAGTTGCAACGCTAGTCATGGCTCCTTTTGCTCTAGTTTTCGAGAGGTATCGTATCAATGAGTACAAGAATATATCTAGGTAACTACGGATCGAATATAACTGCATAGATGAATAATTCTCTTAATCATTGTGTGTTTTCAGGAAAATTAGGCCTAAGATGACACTACCAATTTTCTATAGGCTTCTTGCTCTTGGAATACTAGAGTAAGTCTCTTTCATTAAGAAGCCATCTCTTTCTCCACAATTAGAAAGTCTGGTTCATATAACTTTGAATTTTTTCAGTGATTGTGATATTTAACATATATCTGTATATATATATATTTAAAGGATACATATGTAGAAAAAATATATGGTACTAGCCATGTGGATTCCGACCGAACCGTGTTTTAAATTTTATCAAATAATAGACACATTCTGACGAAAACATATGGTTTCAACCAAGTAAGGCTTTCATTATAGAAATTACTAGCTATGTGGATTCCGACAGAACCGAACAGGACTAATTGAACCAAGTCGAACCGAAAGTTTTGGTTTTTGGTTCACTTTTAGTTTTTTTTTTTTTTTTTTTTTTTCGATTTGGCTCGGAAGTCCTTTCGAAATTAATTTGGTTTCCGGTTCGGTTCTGATTAACGGAGTGGTTACCCAAATTATTATTAAAAAAATAAATCAATTTATATCAAAATTGGACCGATGTTAACGAATAATCAATTAGACGTAACCAAAGTAGATGTATTTAACAAATATCATCCGATTTTAACCTAATTTACTTTTTAAAACGAATTCCAGTTAATTTATGTTCTGAAATTGAAAACCAAAATTAACCGATAACCAAACCGAACCGAACCGAAATTTTATTCAGTTAATTTTTGAATTGTTTTTTTTAAATGGTTAACGGAAAATCAAAAATTTGGTTCGGTTCGGTTTCTGAAAAAGAAATATCAGGCCTAGAGAATACTATTTTGTTTATTTATATACAAGTTCTTAAATAAATCTTATAAATATGGTTAGAAAAGTCGGAAGATACTTATGGATTAGTAGTTGTGATGCAAATTCATGAGTTTCGGTACGTTACATTCTTTTTCTGGCCGCTAGTTCGGGCACGTTACATAGAGAGATGAAATACTCACAATTCTTTTTTATTATTTCAAAAACTGACTAACAAATTAATTAGCATTTTTATTTTAAATATCCACTAGAAATAAATATAAGCGTTTCAAAATTTACTATTCGAATCCAGATTTCTATCGTGATATTGTAGAAACGTGAAAATGATGAAATATGTATTGTCTTGGATATTGGAAATGAGATCATCATCCACAACAAACATCTTTAATGTGAAAACTGATCTGTGCTATCCTACGTAAACGTTTTCCTTTTTCATCTTTGGAAAATAAAACTACTTAATTATATAAACCAAAAGATGATGTGAAAGGGTTATCATAATAATAAAGTAAATGTTTGGTTATATGATTCCAGACCCCTTATGGACCAGAACTTCTACTACATAGGATTGAAATCTACGTCAGCATCGTACACATCTGCCTTTACCAATGCACTTCCCGCCGTCACCTTCATTCTCGCCCTCATTTTCAGGTACCTTAAAACTTCAGTAAATTGTCTTAGAGAGATTAAATATGCAATTTATTACATTGAAATATTGATATATCTAATTAACTTTTAAAATAAAAGGTCTAAAAATCTGTGTACAATGATTAAGATTAATTTGTCAAAATCATTATGGTTTTTGTTTTGGCGTTTTAACCATTTTAATAATTGTTCTAACGCCAAATTTCCTTATAAATCAGGCTTGAGACAGTGAACTTTAAGAAGATACACAGTATTGCAAAAGTTGTAGGAACGGTAATAACGTTGGGAGGAGCTATGGTAATGACTTTGTACAAAGGTCCGGCCATCGAAATCGTGAAAGCTGCACATTCTTCCTTCCACGGCGGCTCAACCACAGCCACTGGCCAGCACTGGGTCACCGGAACCTTAGCCATCATGGGAAGTATCTCCACATGGGCTGCTTTCTTCATTTTACAGGTATAACTAGTTAATTTTTATTTTTTAGCAAAAAAAAAACTAATTAATTAATCTTTAAATAAAAAAGAAATCAACAAACATGCATTATACGGTTCTATAAATTATCAAAATAATTTTCTGTTTACAGTCGTTCACGTTGAAACTTTACCCGGCTGAGCTATCCCTAGTGACGTTGATATGTGGGATCGGATCGATCCTAAATTTTGCCGTTTCGATGATATTTGTCCGTGACTTAAGCGCCTGGAAAATCGGCATGGATTCCGGGACACTCGCAGCCGTTTACTCCGTAAGTTAATCATCTATTAGTCACTGATTAATTTTAATCAAATTCTGTATAATAAACCTTATTATTTGATTAAAAAAAACTTATTATTATGTGGGATATTTCAGGGAGTGGTTTGTTCAGGTATCGCGTATTACATACAAAGCATTGTGATAAAGCAACGTGGCCCTGTGTTTACCACGTCGTTTAGTCCTATGTGTATGGTTATTACTTCATTCCTCGGTGCCCTTGTTTTGGCTGAGAAAATCCACCTCGGAAGGTAATTAAGATTTCTTTCTATTATGTTAATAACTAAGATAAGTATAATTAACAAGTAATTAACGTTTTAGAGGGTACTGTTGTGACTATGCAGTATAATTGGAGCAATTTTCATCGTCATTGGACTATATAGTGTGGTCTGGGGAAAAAGCAAAGATGTAGTGAATCCCTTGGATGAGAAAATGGTAGCTCAAGAGCTTCCGATCACTGTAGTCAAACAGCACGGTCATGATCTCTCGGGAGCTCAACCGAACGGTCTTGATGTCTCGAGTGCACCAACTAACGGTGGGTCTGCAAATACCTAAATCAGCCCCGAAGAGAAAAAAGAAGATACAAAGACAAAGATGTGATTGAAATTTTGATATCTTTCTATGTTGTTCTGTGTTTTAATACTTTTTAAATTTTCTAAATCGTCCTACCCTTAACTTTAGTATCTTTAAATATTTTTATGTTTTCTCTGTTTTTACTTCTTGTATTTTGAAATTTCAAGGCAAATGATGAATGAATCATTTGGTAAAATTTGCGCCTAAAACAAAAACAATTGTCAAAATGTTACCAAGAAAACAATTGTCAAATCCTATAGAATCCAAGAATCTAGTGTCAAAATTTGGATATTTCTTTTACTAAAAAGTTTTCGTATTTAAAGATTTTTGGTTTTTTGTGTATATATGAAAATAATTGTTTTAAAAAAAAAAACATAAAAGCAATATATAAGCTCATAAGCTTCTAATGGGCTAATAACAGATCTAAACCGGAAAACTCACAAAAAGGTCCAAATCCATTAGCTTCCACTTGAAACATATTTGCCGTCGGAAACATGCACTGGCCGGAAAGCTTGGACCGACCTGAAAGTGAAAAGAAGACGGAGCACTAAAAAGGACCAGTACAGAACTGCCAAGAGGAAGCAAGGAACCAGATCTCGTTCTCTAAAGATTCGAACTTGCATGACCGATGCTCCAAAAGCCACCGCAAGGACGAAACCGAGACATCGAGAAGAACTGCACCGCCACATCAAACTAGCCAAAAGATCCACTTTTCTCGAAGGAGAAGCAGCAGCCGATAAAAAAAGTGATGGTCCCTCATGGCCCCTGCGAAAAGACCGGAAACCGGAGAGGCCAAACGCGACACAAGTGGTGGTTTACTTTTCTTGAGAGAAGATGGAGAAAAATCTAGTAAAAATCTGCCGCATAGCCACAATAATGTCACGAACCAACCGTGACTATATCTGAAAAATGTCACGAATCTTTCACGCTTAGCCACGAAACCACAAACTAATAGATAAGGTTACAAAAACTGGCTTGTTTGTGGCTTTCTGGTCATGAAATGTCACAAACAAAATATGGCCATCATATTTGCCACGATTTGACACAAATATCTCTTGTACTTTGGACAAAGTAATAGTAAAAATATAGACAGAAAAATTGCTCAAACTATTCTCTTTGCTATGCAATTTCTGTTTTTCTGTTTGATTCAAAGTTGTTATCTTTAGCTTTTATATTGTCTCAGAGTATTCAGATCCATTAAAATCATTCCTGCAATACAATGTTTTTATTTTTCGTTGTTTCTATATTTCTCTCAAAATTTTAACGGTGAAAAATTAAATTTCTAAGAAAATCACTTCAACAGTTTGTTTCAAGAAGGTAACCATATCTTGTGATCAAAAACCACAAAATAGCTCCGTAAATCTGTGGGTCGTGGGAGCACATAAAAGGTCCTCAAGATCTCAGAAGAAAAGCAATATCTGATGAAAGAGAAGTAAAGTCTCCCATTGGTTCCAAAACTTCTCAATAAGACTTCAAACGGATCAAGGAGGACCAGCTGGTGCTATGTTCTGCAGAGTTCATTGGAGCATTATATCATTGCAACTTACTCATATGTTGAAATTGCAAAGGAGCTATGGGACACACTGTTGAGTGTGTATGTGAACACCTCTAATTTGAGCAGAATTTTTGATGTGAAGAAGGCTTTGAATG
Proteins encoded:
- the LOC106307493 gene encoding WAT1-related protein At1g44800-like, with amino-acid sequence MKGGSGSMEKLKPILAIISLQFGYAGMYIITMVSFKHGMDHWVLATYRHIVATLVMAPFALVFERKIRPKMTLPIFYRLLALGILEPLMDQNFYYIGLKSTSASYTSAFTNALPAVTFILALIFRLETVNFKKIHSIAKVVGTVITLGGAMVMTLYKGPAIEIVKAAHSSFHGGSTTATGQHWVTGTLAIMGSISTWAAFFILQSFTLKLYPAELSLVTLICGIGSILNFAVSMIFVRDLSAWKIGMDSGTLAAVYSGVVCSGIAYYIQSIVIKQRGPVFTTSFSPMCMVITSFLGALVLAEKIHLGSIIGAIFIVIGLYSVVWGKSKDVVNPLDEKMVAQELPITVVKQHGHDLSGAQPNGLDVSSAPTNGGSANT